The following DNA comes from Papaver somniferum cultivar HN1 chromosome 4, ASM357369v1, whole genome shotgun sequence.
CAGGACAAAACATATAAAACTACAATATCATTCTTTCAGAGAGCTTGTGGAGGATGGGTTTATTCAGTTACATCATGTTGCTTCTGAAGATCAGTTGGCAGATTTATTCACAAAGGGATTGTGTCATCCAACTTTCTCAAGGTTGCTGTTACAGTTAGGATATTCATCAGTGTTGTCTTCCACAACTTTAGTATATTTGCTTAGCTGTTTTACTTTATTGTTTTCTGCTTAGCTGCTACTTCAGTGTTCTCTGCTTCAGTGTTTCTTTCTTCAGCTTATTAGATAAATATGTCATGTATTTGTGCCAAACTGTTCTGTCTAGCCTGAACAGTTTGAGGGGGTGTATTAGATAAATGTGTCATGTATTTGTGTTTTAGTCAAGTCATTCTTAGTTGACTTGACCTATATTGGTATTATAAGTGTGTGTGAAGTCTGTGTGTAATAACACTACAACATTGATTGTATTAAATAAGCAATCATAGCTTTTGTAAGAGTCATCTTTTTCAATACAAGTTTATTTGTTTCTCACGTACATGACCCTGTCTTGTTCTATACTTGAATATTTCCTAGCATTACTTATGGGGCATAGGGTTTAATGGTGTTTTTGGTTGTCGGTGATAATAAAAATTCTGATTTTAGGTTAACTTAATAAGCACGGTTAGGATAAAGGGCATATTgggcaaaaaaaaatcaaaaatgagCTCAGTATGCAAATCGGCCTAATTATTGAGTCCAACTACGATTTTCGCTCTCCTCTTATccgtttttgctctccctttaacaaaaatcttatAAAACAAAGTAACAACACATTTCAGAAATCTAAGGGTGGCTGAAGCATCCGGACATCTGCTAGCTCCGTCACTGCAAATAGGTATTGTATATAGCTGCATGTCTTAAACATTGCATAAACTCTGTTGATCCAACCAGGTAACATGAAAAGAATAGACATTTAGACATTGCAAGTAAATAAATTAGTTTTGGAACTTCAAATTTAAGGTAGCATACTTGTGTCGTCAATAACTACACGACCGTAATGATGAAACGATGAAACCAGTGAGAAACACCAGCTTTATTGACCTTCTTTAGTTTACCAACGATGTTAATAGGATATCCGAATCCTCGTCGGAACTTGGACACCTTTAAAAGTAATTACATTACCAAGTCTGATAACGGGCAAAGGGAAAATTCGTTGTAGGTAAGACCGTAAAAGCAAAGAAGATTCGACTCTCTCGAGACCCACCTGCATAAGTTTTAACAGTAAAAGTACAAGAATTTACACACAAACACAAAACCTTAAAAGATACCATCCAAACTACCATCTCACTTTAACTGCTTCGTATCGTCCATTCGATCACTCCATGTTTTCGAGATCTTCAACAAATCAAATAGCCAAAAAAAACATAAACACGTGACACCAACTGAAAAACCAAAAGTATGTTATCCCTAGCAAAAACAGAAAAAACAAGTATTTACATGGAAAAACAACAAAACAcacatttttttgaatttttcccgCCACTACTACAACGGAATTATGTACACATTCCTATAGATTCACGAACGTTAAATTAAGAGGATCTGTCGCATCAATGAATCAATCTGAACCGTTCGTTTTTTCTCCAATAAAAACTGACCAGATTCTTCTGGGGAAAGATCACACTGTTTATTTTATACTCTTGCAGCTCTTAATTGCAACCCTTATCTTATTTCTCTGTTTCTCAACTCTGTCTGTAACAATATTCACCATCTGATTAATGAGAGATTTTAATCCAACGGCAAAGAATAATTCTCACAGATACCTTAAATTGCATCGAGATACACAACAAAGATTCCCTATTGCTGATCTCATCTTACACACGACGTGGTCGAATCTGAGGCGTCGACGTACTCTGTTGGGCCCCACTAACAGCATCTGGTCACGTGGTTCGGTATTGCGCCGTTTCTGTACGGAAAAAAACCGTTTGGAATTTGACGTCatcagaaattaatttcaaaaAACCCGAGTTAACGAACTGAGTTAACCATGAAAAGCCATGTGAGCGAGTTCATGAACGAGCGAGTCAAGAATATCTCGCTCGATTTCACAAACAATCGATTCCCCTTCTTCCAGAACCGGCACAGTGCGTAAATTCGCATTGTGAGGTAAATCCTTCTCAATTAACGCATCAATATCTTGAAGGATCAAACAATTAGCACAAGGAGATTTCTCGATTTGCTTGCAAATTTCCTTCACAAGTTGATCTCCTCTcattaatttcttcttcttcatcaagtaATTGTTCATTGTAGTGTTCATCCATGGCTTCATGTTCAAATATGGTCTCAAAATGTCGACTAGAATTTCATCGACTAGGTTGAAAAGTAATCTACGGTTCGACCGATTCTGATGATGCCCATTAGTACTACTAGTACTGTTGTAGAAATCTTCGAGATGATTGAACATTGATGGATCAAGTGGATGTGAAGGTGAAAACCAACGAGTTATAGAAACTACCGTGTCGGATTCAATACCCGTACATTTTAATATACAGCTTACGTACCGGAATTCTGCGCTGAGTTTATCTTCTCGTTGCCGATGATTGTCGTACCGCACTAGAAACGAAGTAGAATTGGAATGTATCTGAAGCAAGCCCAAAagaatttaaattaaattagcatttgattaagaAATATAATTTTAACTAATCGCAAAAATAATGAACTGAAAAAGAAATTACGTACCACTGATTTTGTTGGAATTACGATGTTTTTCTCATCTTCGGCCAATGGCGAAGACGGAGACGGAGATGAAGATATAGATTTCTTGCATTTCTTATGAGCTGATAAATTCAAACTTGATTTATTAGTTGGTAGTGGAGATTTTTCTTTCGGCTGTGTAAATCTTTCGCAACTTGCTTTCTTGCATTTCTCCATTGTTTGATGCTGTGGTAATTTTGGTTTCGAAGAATGTCTGGAGGCTGTAATGGTCGTCGGTtttggtaatggtggtggtggtaatggtaacGGTTTTGGAGATGAAATTGAGCTTGCTTTTGATACTACGAGTCGCGGAGAATCCTTTATCGAATCATGTTGATCTTGCCGAAGAACAGAGGCTGCTCTGGGCGTTGTGGAAGAAGGATTAGAAGAAAGTACTGATTTGTTGTTAACGTTCTTAATTTCCAGGAATCGAAGACGAGGTGAACACGACGATGATATTGAATCTTgatcattaccaccaccaccatttctGTTTAAGCGGCTGCTCGGCCTTTTCGGTTTGATAACGGTAACACACTCTGGTTCGACGGAGGATttcctggtggtggtggaaacGTTACTGGTGGTGATATTTGTGATATCTCTGCCCATTTTTCTGCTAACACTTTCTTTAACTTGTTTAACAATCTGTCTAGCATAATGACTGGGACTTCTTGCAACATTCTCTGTTTCATACGATTCTCCTCGTTTTCTGGCTGctaatttcttcttcagaatcaaaGAATTCAACGAAGCAACTGAATCAATAGATGATCTACTACTGAAATAATCAGATTCCTGATCattttccttattgatttgtaaaGAAAGTCTACTTGCATCAAAATAAACATCTGATTTTCTCGCTGATGAAATTCTTGGTGTATCATCAGGTAAGGATCTTGAATCAAATCCTCTTGCTGCTCCTCTTCCATTGATGGATTCTTGCAGGTATTGATAACGGCGATGAGTTTTGATTGTTTTTCCGGGGATTGAAGAGGTTGAAGATGGTGGTGTTGGTGATTGATCAGGTAATGGACTATCTAAACCCATTAATCTTGCTACCAGACTTGGAGTTTTAATGCAGGGGGAATTACTCGATTCTGAAGATGAAAACTCTGAATGTCCTTCTTTTCTACCAACTTTTGTATGTACTCGAATTCCAATCTGTTGTTATCAAAACAGAGCAATTAAAATCACAGACATGGATGTCAAGAAATTGTTGGTTTGAAATTTGATTAAATTTTCACTTACATTGGGGaaaccaaaatcttcttctttcatttctgatgaagaagaaatgaatgtTTCATTATCTGATTCCAAACTattccttggtgcttcaacacctacattaaccaaaactccattaatacttcaaaattcaaaaacattAAAGAAATTTAAATTTGTGTTGAATTCTTACCTTGAATGggtttttgaggtttatcttcatGTTCATGACGGGAGACAGTGGAGTTGCTGTTGTTGGGTTTGAAACACATTTGATGATTAAACGaagaaaactgaaaatcaaacAAATTAAAAACACCACTCATACACCCTAAAGGAACACTAGCACTATTACTACTAGTGCTTTCTAGAAATGATGCTGCTGCTGccgatgatgatgattttttaGTACTCCGCCTTGCAGTATTAGCATTAGTATTAGTagttgatgacgatgatgatgatgatgataatttctGCTGCTGCTTTTGATTACTGCTACTCTCATTAGAGTTACTCCCACCACCTAAAACTCTATACTTACTTTCTCTGCCCATAGTGGTGTTGGATTGGTAGAAGAATAGAGTTTAGAAGAGCAGTAGACAAAAGAGAAACAAAGGAAAAGTtgggttttgaggaaggaaaaagaaaagaaaagactaTGACTCTATCTCAGAGTGATAAAGACAAGTAGGAAAAAGCAAAAGTAGGATCAACCTAATAAACTTCAAAAAGCTGAAGTTTTTAGAGAGACCGGGCAATGACCAAAATATGAAGAGATATTATGTTGATGCGAGAAAACAGGATCCCATCACAAATGCAAAACTACTCTATAGCAGCATTAAACATTAACAACAGGGCCAGGCAGACACTTGATTGTCTCTCTATCTCTTTCTTTCTTATCTCATGAACAGAAGTTCACGACCTTACATTGGGAATTGAAGTTTGCTCagggttttgattttgttttgtgaaAAGATGACGAAATGATAACGttcttgtttttctcttttctccccctctatttttttttcattgaaaAGGAAATTGGCTCGCTTTACAATGTGTGATTCTCTCTTCGTTTTTCATCACTTCTACTTGTAGTAGCAGCAATAGAGGTGTAGTGTAGACTAGTATGGTGAGCCCCCTATGTGCCCTGCCCCCCTTTCCATGTctgtttttaaaaataatgttttttaaatttttatgaaacaaacgGTCATATTCATGAGGAGGATGATGGCCTGGGGCTAGATGGGATCAGATTCTTTATAAAATATATGTATTGCATAAGAATGGGATCAAATGGCTTGGCAGATTCAGGTGTAGTGCTCTACTtttctattattatttttttggaatAAAAACTTTGGATTTGAAATTTATGCCTGCCTGGCTTGGCATGTTCCTTTGCTTCAAACAATTGGCCGATCACCGAATGTGAATAAAATGATAAGAGAGAACAGACCCTGA
Coding sequences within:
- the LOC113275023 gene encoding flocculation protein FLO11-like, with the translated sequence MGRESKYRVLGGGSNSNESSSNQKQQQKLSSSSSSSSTTNTNANTARRSTKKSSSSAAAASFLESTSSNSASVPLGCMSGVFNLFDFQFSSFNHQMCFKPNNSNSTVSRHEHEDKPQKPIQGVEAPRNSLESDNETFISSSSEMKEEDFGFPNIGIRVHTKVGRKEGHSEFSSSESSNSPCIKTPSLVARLMGLDSPLPDQSPTPPSSTSSIPGKTIKTHRRYQYLQESINGRGAARGFDSRSLPDDTPRISSARKSDVYFDASRLSLQINKENDQESDYFSSRSSIDSVASLNSLILKKKLAARKRGESYETENVARSPSHYARQIVKQVKESVSRKMGRDITNITTSNVSTTTRKSSVEPECVTVIKPKRPSSRLNRNGGGGNDQDSISSSCSPRLRFLEIKNVNNKSVLSSNPSSTTPRAASVLRQDQHDSIKDSPRLVVSKASSISSPKPLPLPPPPLPKPTTITASRHSSKPKLPQHQTMEKCKKASCERFTQPKEKSPLPTNKSSLNLSAHKKCKKSISSSPSPSSPLAEDEKNIVIPTKSVIHSNSTSFLVRYDNHRQREDKLSAEFRYVSCILKCTGIESDTVVSITRWFSPSHPLDPSMFNHLEDFYNSTSSTNGHHQNRSNRRLLFNLVDEILVDILRPYLNMKPWMNTTMNNYLMKKKKLMRGDQLVKEICKQIEKSPCANCLILQDIDALIEKDLPHNANLRTVPVLEEGESIVCEIERDILDSLVHELAHMAFHG